Within the Deltaproteobacteria bacterium genome, the region TGTAAAAAAGGGTTCAAAAAGGTGTTCAAGGGTTTCGTTATCCATGCCCGTACCCGTATCAGTGATCCTGAACCGCACATAAGATCCAGGCTTTGGGTCATAAGGAGAGCCCTGCATGTCCCTGTGGGTCACATTACTGGTCTCAAGGAAAAGCTCCCCCCCGCCGGGCATGGCGTCTCCTGCGTTGATGAAAAGATTCCACAGGACCTGTTCCATCTGGCCCTGATCCGCCTCAAGGAAATTCAAGTCCGGGCAGAGCCGCTGATGGATGATGATATCCTTTCGGGTCCGACCAAAGGTCCGGGCTGTCTCCGCCACGAGGTCGTTGAAATTCACCGGCCTGACTTCATATTTTCCCTGTCTGGCATATCCCAGCAGTTGGCGGGTCAACCTCGCCCCGCTTTGGACCTGCTTCTCGATGTCCTTGAGCATCGGATAGTGGGGATGATCGGAATTCATGGTCAAAAGGACAAGGGAGAGGTTTCCCATAATCGCCATGAGCAGATTATTGAAGTCATGGGCGATCCCCCCGGCAAGGTTTCCCAGGGCCTTCAATCTTTGGGCCTGCACGAGTTGGGCCTGCAACCGTCGGCTCTCTGAAACGTCCCACAGGACCGAGAGTACACAGACCTGGCTGGCGATCCGGATCACCTTCGAGAAGACGAGAACAGTGATCCGATTGCCGCTCTTGGTCCCGAATTCTATTTCCATTCCCTGGATCTCCCCGGAGGTGAACAACTGCCCGAAACGAACATCCCGCTCGTCCTCCGAGAGAAATCCCAAATCGAAGACCGTACTCCCCAGGACCTCCTCCTTCTTGTAGCCCGACAGCTCACAAAATCGGCTGTTCACATCTATGAATACCCCGGTCCTGTGCTCTGTGAGGCAAATGGCCTGGGGGGAGAGTTCGAAGAGGCTCCGGAATTTGAACTCGCTCTCCTTCAAGGCCTCTTCCATCCGGATCCTCTCATCGATATTGCGCAGGATACCCTGGGTCCCGATGGGACGTCCCTCATGGTCATAGACGAAACTGACCTTCAATTCCCCCCAAAAGGTGGACCCATCCTTCCGGATGTATTCATATCTCATGAGGGGAATTTCCGGATTCAGCCCCTTCCTGGCCTGGGATGCGGCCTCCTCAAAACTGGCAAGGGCCCTCGAAAGGGAATCCGGGGTCATGATGTCCTCTAGCTTCAGGGCCTGGACTTCCTCCAGGCTGTATCCGAAAAGAGAGGTTACGGAGGGGCTGACGTAAGTGACATCGAGATCCATGTCCTGGAGGAAGAGGACGTCGGTAACGTTTTCCGCCAGAAACCGGTATTTCTTTTCTCTTTCCCGGTGGGCCTCGATCCTTTCTCGTAGGCGGCGGTTTTCATCTTCCAAGGCCGTGAGCCTCTGCCGGAGTTCCTCGATAGCCGTAAAATTCATGGGGGCGACCTCCAAATGACTGAGGGGAAATCCCGGCAGCCGAAAGACGTTCCCCTGTTTTCTACCCCGGCCCTGGAGAAGTTCTCCCTGACCATGGCCAGAAGGGCATCTCCACCGCTCTTCCTGTTTTTGGACATCCAAGGAATCTTTATTCCGGGTATCGTCATGGTGATGCTCCCAAAGGATAGCGCCGAACCAGAAACGGCCGGAAACCGAAATCCCTTTCCACCGCCTTTTTTATCCCCTCCGCCTCTTCCTCATCCCTGTAAGGCCCGAGATAAAGTCTGTGCCAACGGCGCCCCCCCAGGATCACCGTCTCAATCCGGGGACGGTACCCCTTCTTTTCAAGACTTTTAAGCGCCCCGAGGGCCCGTTCCCCGTCCAGGAATGAAGCGATCTGTATGTCCACCCCCCGTGGTGCCACAAGGCAGGGCGAAGGATCGGGAATATCTTTGACAAGTTCGCGGGTGAGACGATCCACGAGGGCGACGGTTCGTTCTTCCCTCATGTGCAACCCGGAACGAAGGGAGGCTGGAATGATACCGAACAGGCTGAAAGGAACCCCTCCATCATGTGAGCGCCTGAGAAGGGTCTTGCTCCAAACTTCTTCGCCCCCCTTTGTCTTGACCATTTTCAGTTCCACTTCAAGGGCGATCTGGGAGTAGATACCCAGAAAATACTTCCGGAAATCATTGACCTTTCCATAAAGAAGAAAGTCCGCATGGAGAAGCTCTCCCAGGTTTTCCGGGGGTAAATCCTTCCAAGGTCTCCGGCTGATCTTTTCATGGGCCTGAAGGATTCGGTCAACCTCCTCGAGTTCCAGATCTCTATAGTTCTTGGTGCTGAAATGGCCGTAAAAGGTCCTTCTTACGAGCCTGCCCAAACTCTTCTCCCCTGTTCGGTTTTCAAAAGGGAGAACTGCAACGGTGATTTCACGCTTATAACTCTTCAACAATGAAAGAAGGGATGATGAGATCCCGCGGTCTTTCGCCGCCATGGTGGAACACGAAACGGCCAAGAAAAAAAGGAGAGCGCAAAATGAGGTGGACTTTGAATTCCTGCAGGTAAAACGCAATGGTCTTCCTTCAGATGCCTGGTATCTGGATGTCCCGGGTCAGGCATACCCCTGATCGTCTCAGGGAGTATAGGGTAAAGACGTTGGGGTGTCAACAACCGCCCCCCCCGGAGGACGAAGATCCGGGGTCTTCCCCGGCTTCTTCTCCCATGGCCTGAAGCATCACCTCTCTCACGCAGGCCATGAGTTTTTCCTGGTCCCGCTTTCTCCCGGCATTTACAGGAACTGGGTTACAAACCTTCAGGGTGATTTCTCCACGGTTGATCCTCATGCTCCCTTTGGGAACGATATTAATGCTGTTGAATATGACGATGGGCACGATCTCGACACCCGCCTTGGAGGCCAGGTGAAAACCACCCTTTTTGAAGACCTGAAGACGGCCGTCCTTGCTGCGGGTCCCTTCGGGAAAGATGAGTACCGAGGCCCCCTGCTTGATCCTTTCGGCAGCGCGGTTGATGCTCAATATCGCCCTCCTGGGATCCCCTCGGTCAATGGAGATATAACCGGCCCGCCTCATTGCGGGGCCCAGGATCGGGATCTTCATCAATTCCTGCTTCAGTATGAACTTGAAGTCCACCGGCAACCCCGCAAGGAGGGCGAAGATATCAAAGGCGCTCTGGTGGTTGGCCATGTAGATCCTGGGGACCTCCCAGTTCAATCCCTCCCCGCCCTCCCTGATCACCCGCACGCCGCTTACCCAGAGGATGGCCTTTGCCCAGGGAACCGCGGCCCAGAAATGAACGCGCCTGCCGCCGTCCTTCGTGAAAAGGGCCAAGAGTGCGCTCCACATGCACATCAGGATGGTATAGAAAGCAATAAAGGCATTCACTAAAAAGAATCGAACCATGGAAAAAACCTTCTAATTCAGGGAAGCTCCAGGCGAGACCTTTGAAAAACGCCCCCTTTTGCCCAATCTTCCGCCTTCGCTATGGCTACGGTGTGACAAGTCCGCCAGACAACGGCGGACAAGCAGCGTTAGACTTAGATTTTAATGTGCCTGTCTGTGAATAGGAGAACCTTGGACTTTCCAGGCGAAAATTTTAGTTGGATCGTTTTTTTAATAAGGTCAAGGATTCAAGGGGCCCAGGGTTCGAGTGAGAAACCGGGATTTAAATAAAGATGTTTTCCACTTGACCCCTTGAACCCTCGGCCCCTTGGCCCCTAAGCTTACGGCTTCAGCCGATAGCAGTTTAATCCTCGAAATACTCAATGTATTCCTGTGGTTAAAATTTTCGTCTTCCTTGACCTTGAAAAAATTGAACGTTTTTCAATGGTCTCCAGGCCTTCTGGAGCCAGCCGCGCCCTTTCTGAAACCTGAAAAAACCATCACCATGCTCTTTACTCGCCCACAGGGGGAAGAAAAAAGACTGGGAGGCCCATCAGCCGCTATCCCCCATCACAGGAAATTCAATTCTCATGATCAAGACCCATTTACCTTCACGCTCCAGGTTCACCGTGCCCCCGTGCCGGTGTATCACGATCCTTGCGAAGGGCAGGTCCGGCACGCTCCGCTCCCTTTCCTGGTCGATGTGAGGGAAGAAGAATTTCTCCAGATCATCCTCGGAGAGGCGGTGAACCCGATGTTTCAGGGTTATGAAGAGGCGGTCGGTCGTGCCCCGGGTGGAGAGATAAAGCTTTTCTCCCCTGGGGGTAGAGACAATAGCATGCCTGAGCAGGCTTTCAAAGGCCTTGTTCAATTTTTCCTCGTCCCCCTGAATCCAGGGTGTGGAGTGGGGCAGATGCTTGATGAGTTCGAGGCCCTTTTCCCGCAGGAGCACCTGCAGCCTGTCCAGGAGGGATTCCAGAAGTTCCTCCACATTCACCTCAGTGAGGACCAGATCAAAGGGTTGGATCAGGGAGACCAGGATCTTCATGTAATTCTCCAGGCGGGCCACCTCCTCCACAATGATATGGGCCAATTGCCGCTTTGGATCCTCCTCCGGCAGGGAGTCCCGAAGGCGCCTGGCGAAGCCGCCCGCCGAAATGAGAGGATTCCTGATTTCATGGGCCATGTGGGCCGAAATCTCTCCCAGGAGTCGTATTTCCTCGGTGCGAAGGGCCTTTTCCTGGAGCCGTTTGATCTCCGTGATGTCCATCATGATCCCATCAATCCACCGGATCCTCCCCCCGGCATCCTTGGCCGGGATGGCATGGTCGATGAAGGTGAGGAAACGGCCGTCTCGGTGTTTGACGATCCTTTCGATCCGGCACTCCTCCCCGGTCTTGAAGCAGGTCTCACAGATATCCCGGTACATCTCCGTCCCGTATCCACAGATCTTGTCCCGCCAAAAATCTCTGTCTCCCACGGCCTCCTCTATGTCGTAACCCAGGAACTCCGTCAAACGGGAGTTGATGAATTCAGTGGTCCCGTCAGGAAGGATCCGATAGACGATGAGGGGAACGTTTTCCACCAGGGTCCTGTACTTCTCTTCCGATTCAACGAGGTCGAGGGTTCGCTCCCTGACCCGTTGTTCCAGTATCGCGGCATACTGCTCGATCTCCCTGCGCCTTTGGACCAGGGCCTCCAGCATAACGTTTAGGGCCTGGGTCAAAGCCCCGATCTCATCCATGGGCCGCAGCTCAAGCTTGCTCTCCCTCTTTTCCTGGGCGATTTCCTGAGCATGCCGCACGATATCCTTGATGGGCCTGGTGAACAGGATGGTGACCAGGAAGGTGATAAGGAAAGAGACGGCCGTTCCCGTAAGGCCCACCACGACCATGATATTGCGGGTTCGTATAAGCCTCGCCCGGATATGGGAGCGATCCATGTTGATCTCCACCAGGGCGGCGATCTGTCCTCCATAGGCCCTGACAGGACCTATCAGGATAGAACGGTCCGGGAACCGCTTCGGAGCGATCAGGATCGTCGGCTTCCCCGTCACGGCCTGCTCAAGGGTCCGCGCGTCGAAGGACTTCGTCCATTTCCCCGCCCTCCCCATGGTGCTGAATGAAGAGGGTCCGCCCACGCGGTAAAGGGTGAGATCCACCCCCCAACTCTTG harbors:
- a CDS encoding PAS domain S-box protein, whose product is MNFTAIEELRQRLTALEDENRRLRERIEAHREREKKYRFLAENVTDVLFLQDMDLDVTYVSPSVTSLFGYSLEEVQALKLEDIMTPDSLSRALASFEEAASQARKGLNPEIPLMRYEYIRKDGSTFWGELKVSFVYDHEGRPIGTQGILRNIDERIRMEEALKESEFKFRSLFELSPQAICLTEHRTGVFIDVNSRFCELSGYKKEEVLGSTVFDLGFLSEDERDVRFGQLFTSGEIQGMEIEFGTKSGNRITVLVFSKVIRIASQVCVLSVLWDVSESRRLQAQLVQAQRLKALGNLAGGIAHDFNNLLMAIMGNLSLVLLTMNSDHPHYPMLKDIEKQVQSGARLTRQLLGYARQGKYEVRPVNFNDLVAETARTFGRTRKDIIIHQRLCPDLNFLEADQGQMEQVLWNLFINAGDAMPGGGELFLETSNVTHRDMQGSPYDPKPGSYVRFRITDTGTGMDNETLEHLFEPFFTTKEKGRGSGLGLASVYGIVKGHGGYIDVESEQGKGSTFCLFFPASRKSIVRPVQHIGPVEGRGNILLVDDEERVLYSTSKLIEHLGYRVLTARSGFEAVEVYRDGFDEIDLVILDVVMPEMNGAMTFEKLKEINPSVKVLLSSGFSIEGLASSILEQGGDGFIQKPFRLEELSRKMKEIMEKG
- a CDS encoding SPOR domain-containing protein, which codes for MGRLVRRTFYGHFSTKNYRDLELEEVDRILQAHEKISRRPWKDLPPENLGELLHADFLLYGKVNDFRKYFLGIYSQIALEVELKMVKTKGGEEVWSKTLLRRSHDGGVPFSLFGIIPASLRSGLHMREERTVALVDRLTRELVKDIPDPSPCLVAPRGVDIQIASFLDGERALGALKSLEKKGYRPRIETVILGGRRWHRLYLGPYRDEEEAEGIKKAVERDFGFRPFLVRRYPLGASP
- a CDS encoding 1-acyl-sn-glycerol-3-phosphate acyltransferase — its product is MVRFFLVNAFIAFYTILMCMWSALLALFTKDGGRRVHFWAAVPWAKAILWVSGVRVIREGGEGLNWEVPRIYMANHQSAFDIFALLAGLPVDFKFILKQELMKIPILGPAMRRAGYISIDRGDPRRAILSINRAAERIKQGASVLIFPEGTRSKDGRLQVFKKGGFHLASKAGVEIVPIVIFNSINIVPKGSMRINRGEITLKVCNPVPVNAGRKRDQEKLMACVREVMLQAMGEEAGEDPGSSSSGGGGC
- a CDS encoding PAS domain S-box protein; this translates as MKISVVEKIQSLSIKWKLLIPFLSLALIGTLSLSYIGLTSQQRLIREEEKKVLLHHYLQFLNSIHQKSLQALSLATMVAEIPEVQQYLEERNRQALIELLLYTYVRLKMDFEIEQFHFHIPPATSFLRLHYLERFGEDMSAYRKTIVDAIRTGEPTAGLEWGDTGFGIRGVVPVYRFGKIVGSVEIGHSFGEAFLDDFHKSWGVDLTLYRVGGPSSFSTMGRAGKWTKSFDARTLEQAVTGKPTILIAPKRFPDRSILIGPVRAYGGQIAALVEINMDRSHIRARLIRTRNIMVVVGLTGTAVSFLITFLVTILFTRPIKDIVRHAQEIAQEKRESKLELRPMDEIGALTQALNVMLEALVQRRREIEQYAAILEQRVRERTLDLVESEEKYRTLVENVPLIVYRILPDGTTEFINSRLTEFLGYDIEEAVGDRDFWRDKICGYGTEMYRDICETCFKTGEECRIERIVKHRDGRFLTFIDHAIPAKDAGGRIRWIDGIMMDITEIKRLQEKALRTEEIRLLGEISAHMAHEIRNPLISAGGFARRLRDSLPEEDPKRQLAHIIVEEVARLENYMKILVSLIQPFDLVLTEVNVEELLESLLDRLQVLLREKGLELIKHLPHSTPWIQGDEEKLNKAFESLLRHAIVSTPRGEKLYLSTRGTTDRLFITLKHRVHRLSEDDLEKFFFPHIDQERERSVPDLPFARIVIHRHGGTVNLEREGKWVLIMRIEFPVMGDSG